The Clostridia bacterium genome includes a window with the following:
- a CDS encoding VOC family protein, producing the protein MLRRLAFVELAVDDWDAAVRYYRDVIGLRLVHHDADRRWALFQLPAGDAGVAVFQRAAGKPDVALTFECSDLDATAAEWIGRGARPLGEPTTSPEGYRLIRFVDPAGRRLNLFEFADGDAAR; encoded by the coding sequence GTGCTGCGCCGCCTGGCGTTTGTCGAACTGGCGGTGGACGACTGGGACGCCGCCGTGCGGTACTACCGTGACGTGATCGGTTTGCGCTTGGTCCACCATGACGCGGATCGTCGATGGGCTCTCTTCCAGCTGCCGGCCGGCGACGCCGGCGTCGCCGTGTTCCAGCGCGCAGCCGGGAAGCCGGACGTGGCGCTGACCTTTGAGTGCTCCGACCTGGATGCGACCGCGGCGGAGTGGATCGGCCGCGGCGCTCGGCCGCTCGGCGAGCCGACGACCAGTCCCGAAGGCTACCGTCTGATCCGCTTCGTCGACCCGGCGGGACGCCGGCTGAACCTGTTCGAGTTCGCGGACGGCGACGCTGCACGGTGA
- the ruvA gene encoding Holliday junction branch migration protein RuvA, with product MIHHLRGRIAHKEAGFCVVEVHGVGYQLAVPASTLTVLPAVGQDVTLYTRLLVREDDVSLFGFATLEERHLFNQLLSVASIGPKLALAVLGLGVESLRRAVATGDDALLQSVPGVGKKTAQRIVLELRDKLGAHEETTARADGATPPADPYREAAAALVALGYGPAEAAQAAASVRLDGAEPDVATIVREALKRLASGIA from the coding sequence GTGATCCATCATCTGCGGGGCCGGATTGCTCACAAGGAAGCTGGCTTTTGCGTGGTCGAGGTGCACGGGGTCGGGTACCAGCTGGCCGTCCCGGCGTCCACGCTCACGGTATTGCCGGCCGTCGGGCAGGACGTGACGCTGTATACGCGCCTGCTCGTCCGCGAGGACGACGTGTCGCTCTTCGGCTTCGCCACGCTTGAGGAACGGCATCTCTTCAACCAGCTGCTGTCGGTGGCGAGCATCGGCCCGAAGCTGGCGCTGGCCGTGCTCGGCCTGGGCGTGGAGTCCCTTCGAAGGGCGGTCGCCACCGGGGACGACGCCCTCCTGCAATCCGTGCCCGGCGTCGGCAAGAAGACGGCCCAGCGGATCGTGCTGGAGTTGCGCGACAAGCTGGGCGCACATGAAGAGACGACGGCCCGCGCGGACGGTGCGACGCCGCCGGCCGACCCCTACCGTGAGGCGGCGGCGGCGCTCGTCGCGCTCGGCTACGGCCCGGCGGAGGCCGCGCAGGCCGCGGCCTCCGTGCGCCTTGATGGCGCCGAGCCGGACGTGGCCACCATCGTGCGGGAGGCGCTGAAGCGGCTCGCGTCCGGAATCGCGTAA
- a CDS encoding BofC C-terminal domain-containing protein: MAPAARWFAVALVSFMLGGAVGGVVMRSLDARQQAAGRAAPPARTVAQEQAAPRISAETVVVTRTTYTQGDCRQTLEESNPAPAEWIGLTRPDLERRYPDAVIDTFTPERVVITRSAVGCPYRGRTILLRQGRVGVYYGTPNDLGPLQRETDITADQLTDKDRARLENGVVVSTDEEVDALLEGLQH; the protein is encoded by the coding sequence GTGGCCCCAGCCGCACGCTGGTTCGCCGTGGCCCTGGTGAGTTTCATGCTCGGCGGCGCGGTGGGCGGCGTCGTGATGCGCTCGCTGGACGCCCGGCAGCAGGCCGCCGGCCGCGCCGCGCCGCCGGCCCGCACGGTGGCGCAGGAACAGGCGGCGCCGCGCATTTCGGCCGAGACGGTCGTCGTGACGCGCACGACGTACACCCAGGGAGACTGCCGCCAGACGCTTGAGGAGTCGAATCCCGCGCCGGCCGAGTGGATCGGGCTCACGCGGCCGGACCTGGAACGGCGTTACCCTGACGCCGTCATCGACACGTTCACGCCCGAGCGGGTCGTCATCACCCGCAGCGCGGTGGGCTGCCCGTACCGCGGGCGCACGATCCTGCTCCGCCAGGGCCGCGTGGGGGTCTATTACGGAACGCCGAACGACCTCGGCCCGCTTCAGAGGGAGACGGACATCACCGCCGACCAGTTGACGGACAAGGATCGCGCCCGTCTTGAGAACGGCGTGGTGGTGTCGACGGACGAGGAAGTCGACGCCCTGCTGGAAGGCTTGCAGCACTGA
- a CDS encoding beta-N-acetylglucosaminidase domain-containing protein, translating to MPHFRIRGVVEGFYGRPWTPRDRREVVTFMKQRGFNEFVYAPKDDPYHRKRWREPYPKVEMITFDDVLAYLQHGDVRFVFGLSPGLDIVYSDPDDEAAIWRKWDVLWERGVRRFLLALDDVDPVLRPADVAVYGEGPAALGRAQGELVARLWRAGRERDPEFRLYFCPTEYHGTEATPYRAALAATVPAEVPIIWTGPKVVSPTITVDDARAITSVLGRPPLIWDNYPVNDFRPERLFLGPIRGREPGLAEAALGVWVNPMTEATASELALHTWDLFLGSPETYEPQAAWEDAARAIGGRHAWEALLRFAALNQSSRLWPDEAPRLRAALDALWSAVEAADARAFDTACDDLDRTLAALAEIAPALEAHLPRRDLFGELRPWLERLAAEVDLARRALEALRQRDGAAAGALRERLDGLPGGHLVAEGMIGDFVRRVADHLQSQGTPRQGT from the coding sequence ATGCCGCACTTCAGGATCCGTGGCGTCGTCGAGGGGTTCTACGGCCGCCCGTGGACGCCGCGCGATCGGCGGGAAGTCGTCACCTTCATGAAGCAGCGCGGCTTCAACGAATTCGTCTACGCGCCGAAGGACGACCCGTACCACAGGAAGCGCTGGCGGGAGCCGTACCCCAAGGTCGAGATGATCACGTTCGACGACGTCCTCGCCTACCTGCAGCACGGGGACGTCCGCTTCGTGTTCGGGCTGAGCCCGGGCCTGGACATCGTGTACAGCGACCCGGACGACGAAGCCGCCATCTGGCGGAAGTGGGACGTGCTGTGGGAACGCGGGGTGCGGCGCTTCCTTCTCGCGCTGGACGACGTCGACCCCGTCCTGCGGCCGGCGGATGTCGCCGTCTACGGGGAGGGTCCGGCGGCGCTGGGCCGCGCGCAGGGGGAGCTCGTCGCGCGCCTTTGGCGGGCGGGCCGCGAGCGCGACCCGGAGTTTCGCCTGTACTTCTGTCCCACGGAGTACCACGGGACGGAGGCGACCCCCTACCGTGCCGCGCTGGCGGCCACGGTGCCGGCCGAAGTCCCCATCATCTGGACGGGGCCGAAGGTCGTCTCGCCGACGATCACCGTGGACGACGCCCGCGCCATCACGTCCGTGCTTGGACGCCCGCCGCTCATCTGGGACAACTACCCGGTGAACGATTTCCGTCCGGAGCGGCTGTTCCTCGGCCCGATCCGCGGCCGCGAGCCCGGACTCGCGGAGGCGGCGCTCGGCGTCTGGGTCAACCCGATGACGGAGGCTACGGCGTCCGAACTAGCGCTGCACACGTGGGATCTCTTCCTCGGCTCGCCGGAGACGTACGAGCCGCAAGCCGCGTGGGAGGACGCGGCGCGGGCCATCGGGGGGCGCCACGCGTGGGAGGCGCTGCTGCGCTTCGCGGCGCTCAACCAATCCAGCCGCCTGTGGCCGGATGAGGCGCCCCGGTTGCGAGCGGCCCTGGACGCGTTGTGGAGCGCCGTCGAGGCCGCCGACGCCCGCGCCTTCGACACGGCTTGCGACGATCTCGATCGCACCCTGGCGGCGCTTGCGGAGATCGCGCCCGCCTTGGAGGCCCACCTGCCGCGGCGCGACCTCTTCGGCGAGCTGCGGCCGTGGCTGGAGCGGCTTGCTGCGGAGGTCGACCTCGCCCGGCGTGCGCTGGAAGCGCTGCGGCAGCGGGACGGCGCCGCGGCGGGCGCCTTGCGCGAACGCTTGGACGGCCTCCCCGGAGGCCATCTCGTCGCGGAAGGCATGATCGGTGACTTCGTCCGGCGCGTCGCCGACCATCTCCAGTCGCAGGGGACGCCGCGCCAGGGTACATAA
- a CDS encoding Ig-like domain-containing protein: MTRNRIWRRTRVAALVLVSLATALTWTAPAAASGSLAHTETRHRLPVSRTTPVDGAVGVRPDAPIEIGFDRHDHLFRQFRQQLESGHFGVWLDGSRVDAAYDKDKAVIRVAHPLLERYAEHTVELRVKAALHSPRARAAEAFTYTFHFTTGSALHEPTHASFDLSSPVAQAGDEGAALRVQVWDDYGLPAAGATVETSLEESGVRVPSSANAPGGPLNGSTTLAVTDTEAEDVTLTVYVRGPYADGRDDHAFTTVVRFLPGQPAAATIRAGGDHITPGEPVRLEVDLVDRYGNPTPGVPVTFASSNDTARFDPVQATTDANGTAVTSVTAARGTVDIVLSGDGFHLGQDALTGQATLSVQDPPAARTKHLRLSGVTRGWVHWPNVYDTVFTFDAAPGEVTIQQLSVTSNACWGIYAPDGAVVMSGCLTTGYSAVPSIPLVHGTLPAAGTYTLKIHWGGQYGNLYDMDVAYPAY; encoded by the coding sequence ATGACGCGCAACCGCATCTGGCGCCGGACGAGGGTGGCCGCCCTCGTCCTGGTCAGCCTCGCGACGGCCCTGACATGGACCGCGCCCGCCGCCGCTTCGGGGTCGCTGGCCCACACGGAGACCCGGCACCGGCTCCCGGTGTCCCGGACCACCCCTGTAGACGGGGCGGTCGGCGTGCGTCCGGACGCGCCGATCGAAATCGGTTTCGACCGCCACGATCACCTCTTCCGGCAGTTCCGTCAACAGCTGGAATCCGGCCACTTCGGCGTCTGGCTCGACGGCAGCCGGGTGGACGCCGCCTATGACAAGGATAAGGCCGTGATCAGGGTCGCGCACCCTCTCCTGGAGCGCTACGCCGAACACACGGTGGAACTCCGCGTCAAGGCGGCCCTTCACTCGCCCCGCGCCCGCGCCGCGGAGGCCTTCACCTACACCTTCCACTTCACGACGGGTTCCGCCCTCCACGAGCCGACCCACGCGTCCTTCGACCTTTCGTCGCCGGTTGCGCAGGCCGGCGACGAGGGTGCCGCGCTGCGCGTGCAGGTCTGGGACGACTACGGCCTGCCCGCAGCCGGTGCCACCGTGGAGACGTCCCTTGAAGAATCCGGCGTCCGCGTCCCCTCCAGCGCGAACGCTCCCGGCGGGCCGCTGAACGGATCCACCACCCTTGCGGTGACCGACACGGAGGCCGAGGACGTCACGCTCACCGTGTACGTGCGCGGGCCGTACGCGGACGGCCGCGACGACCATGCGTTCACGACCGTCGTTCGGTTCCTGCCCGGACAGCCGGCAGCGGCGACGATCCGCGCGGGAGGCGACCACATCACGCCGGGCGAGCCGGTGCGGCTCGAGGTCGACCTGGTCGACCGCTACGGCAACCCCACCCCGGGCGTGCCGGTGACCTTCGCGTCCTCCAACGACACGGCGCGCTTCGACCCGGTACAGGCCACGACGGACGCCAACGGCACGGCCGTGACGTCCGTGACGGCTGCCCGCGGCACGGTCGACATCGTGCTCTCCGGCGACGGGTTCCACCTGGGCCAGGACGCGTTGACGGGCCAGGCGACCCTTTCCGTGCAGGATCCGCCGGCCGCGAGGACCAAGCACCTCAGGCTGAGCGGGGTCACGCGGGGGTGGGTCCACTGGCCGAACGTGTACGACACCGTGTTCACGTTCGACGCCGCGCCGGGAGAGGTGACGATCCAGCAACTCTCCGTGACGTCCAACGCGTGTTGGGGCATCTACGCGCCGGACGGCGCCGTCGTCATGAGCGGATGCCTGACGACGGGCTATTCGGCCGTGCCGTCGATCCCCCTGGTGCACGGGACGTTGCCGGCGGCCGGCACCTACACGTTGAAGATCCACTGGGGAGGACAGTACGGAAACCTCTACGACATGGACGTGGCCTACCCGGCGTACTGA
- a CDS encoding YebC/PmpR family DNA-binding transcriptional regulator, translating into MAGHSKWHNRMHRKSRQDAKKGALYSKMSKEIMAAAKAGGPDPAANTRLKIAIERAKDAGVPAENIERAIRRGAGLEEGMNLEAVTYEGYAPGGVAVLMEILTDNRNRTASEIRHLFSRHGGSLGESGCVAWMFERKGLLVIDRQATPVDEEELLLHAAEAGAEDVRVEDDSFQIVTAYDDFQAVKDALEAQGYVFADAELTMLPTTEVQLEGKTAQQALSLIEALEDHDDVQNVYTNLSISDEELAKLEA; encoded by the coding sequence ATGGCCGGTCACTCCAAGTGGCATAACCGCATGCATCGCAAGAGCCGCCAGGACGCGAAGAAGGGCGCGCTCTACTCCAAGATGTCGAAGGAGATCATGGCGGCCGCCAAGGCCGGAGGCCCGGATCCGGCCGCCAACACCCGGTTGAAGATCGCCATCGAGCGGGCCAAGGACGCGGGCGTGCCCGCCGAGAACATCGAGCGGGCGATTCGCCGCGGCGCCGGCCTCGAGGAAGGCATGAACCTCGAGGCGGTCACCTATGAAGGCTACGCGCCGGGCGGTGTGGCCGTGCTCATGGAGATCCTCACCGACAACCGCAACCGCACCGCGAGCGAGATCCGGCACCTCTTCAGCCGGCACGGGGGGAGCCTCGGCGAGTCGGGATGCGTCGCCTGGATGTTCGAGCGCAAGGGACTGCTCGTGATCGACCGGCAGGCGACGCCCGTGGACGAAGAGGAGTTGCTCCTGCACGCGGCGGAGGCGGGCGCGGAGGACGTGCGCGTCGAGGACGACTCGTTCCAGATCGTCACCGCGTACGACGACTTCCAGGCGGTCAAGGACGCGCTTGAGGCGCAGGGCTACGTGTTCGCCGACGCGGAGCTCACCATGCTGCCGACCACGGAAGTGCAGCTGGAAGGCAAGACGGCGCAGCAGGCGCTGAGCTTGATCGAGGCCCTGGAAGACCACGACGACGTGCAGAACGTGTACACGAACCTGAGCATCTCAGACGAAGAGCTCGCGAAGCTCGAGGCGTGA
- the ruvC gene encoding crossover junction endodeoxyribonuclease RuvC has protein sequence MRVLGIDPGTALLGYGVVEAEGGRLRALEQGVVRTSAQEAVQERLLAIHDTLQGVVDRWQPQLLSVEQVFFRQNVTSALSVGQARGVVLLLAARAGMDVAEFPPHAVKMAVTGVARADKSQVQEMVRLLLALPATPHPDDVADALAVAICGAHHALNPLARAGWRR, from the coding sequence TTGCGCGTACTTGGAATTGACCCCGGCACGGCTCTCCTCGGCTACGGCGTCGTGGAGGCGGAGGGCGGGCGCCTGCGTGCCCTCGAGCAGGGCGTGGTGCGCACGTCGGCGCAGGAGGCTGTCCAAGAGCGGTTGCTCGCCATCCATGACACGCTTCAGGGCGTCGTGGACCGGTGGCAGCCACAGCTCCTTTCGGTGGAGCAGGTGTTCTTCCGGCAGAACGTCACCAGCGCCCTCTCCGTGGGCCAGGCCCGGGGCGTGGTGCTCCTGCTCGCCGCGCGGGCCGGGATGGACGTGGCCGAGTTCCCGCCGCACGCGGTGAAGATGGCCGTCACCGGCGTCGCGAGGGCGGACAAGTCCCAGGTTCAAGAGATGGTCCGGCTCCTGCTCGCCTTGCCGGCGACGCCGCATCCGGACGACGTCGCGGACGCCCTCGCCGTCGCCATTTGCGGGGCGCATCATGCTCTGAACCCGCTGGCGCGCGCGGGGTGGCGCCGGTGA